Proteins co-encoded in one Salvia splendens isolate huo1 chromosome 4, SspV2, whole genome shotgun sequence genomic window:
- the LOC121800467 gene encoding protein GOLVEN 6 — translation MELLTLIVSVLLAMSFLSAPCASDQLNLNKQDDHAMYAQPSLPRKLMNLNHEIAKSASSEEDLAAHGEFPQASSGTKQHEKEEKIINAEEENEEEEEEGPNKSEYFTMDYRWVRRRRPIHNKQIPFVP, via the exons ATGGAATTGCTAACCCTAATAGTCTCAGTTCTACTAGCTATGTCATTTCTGTCGGCACCATGTGCTTCCGACCAACTCAATCTCAACAAACAAG ATGATCATGCAATGTATGCTCAGCCTTCACTGCCAAGAAAGCTCATGAATCTCAATCATGAAATA GCGAAGAGCGCTTCTTCTGAGGAAGATTTAGCCGCGCACGGTGAATTTCCACAAGCTTCATCAG GTACCAAACAAcatgaaaaagaagaaaaaattataaatgcagaagaagaaaatgaagaagaagaagaagaaggtccCAACAAATCGGAATATTTTACAATGGATTATAGGTGGGTCAGAAGAAGACGTCCCATACATAACAAGCAAATCCCATTTGTCCCATAA